From Leptolyngbya sp. 'hensonii':
TCAGATCAATCCAGAACCAAAGTCCGATCGGAATTAGGATGCGCGCCAGGAAAGAAGATAAGAAGCTGACTGGAATCGCTCCAATCATCAGATAAACCGTAATTGCCAGTAAGCTAGAAACACGCCAATAAATCGCTAGCAGGCGCTGAATTGCTTCATTTTTCTGAACAAATGCCCAAACCAACAAAACCAGTGGGAGGATAACAGTAAGGAGCACCGCCAGCCGATAGTCCATCCAGACCAAAGGCTCGAACCAAAGCTTTCCTGGCATGATTTAATCCGTACAAAAAATAGCAATTCACCTCAATAGTATCAAGTTTCATCGTAGTCGTATGGATGCTCTCCTGATTCTGTGTTTTGCCCTGATTCCCCCTGTGCTCTCCCTCTGGATCATGCGTTGGGCTGAAGTGCAGGCCCAGCAAAGATTAAGGGCAGCTACAGATTTGGCCACTTTACAGGGGTTGCAACGGGTACGACAGGCTCAGGGCAATCACTACGGGATTGAAGGCCTAGGTTATCAGATTGGGGATCTGACCTGCCAATTCAACGCCCGTTCCGCTTACATTCGCTGTGCGGTCAACCCCTATGGCCCCTGCCAGCAATGTCCCCATTACCAATCCATTGAGTTTGCCGAGTGAGGAGCCCAAAACCATCGTGACTGTCCCCTCTGTTGCCCGATCGCCCATTCGAGGGACCACTCGTTTGCTGGGGGTCATCGGCGATCCAATTCAGCACTCCCTCTCACCCGTCATGCATAATGCTGCGATCGCCGATCTGGGTGTGGATTATGTCTATCTGCCGTTTCACGTCAAACCATCTGACCTGACCCCAGCGATCAAAGGATTCGAGGCGATCGGCGTCCAGGGATTCAGTATCACCCTGCCCCACAAACAAACCATTTTGCCCCTGCTAACCCGGATTTCAGAAACCGCTCAGGCGATCGGAGCCGTCAACACAGTCTGGTGGACCGATCAGGGCTGGAGTGGCACCAATACGGATGTGGAGGGCTTCATCGCACCTCTGAAATCAGAGCAGCGGGATTGGGCCAACCTAACCGCCGTCATCCTCGGCAATGGGGGGGCGGCCCGGGCCGTGGTGGCTGGCTGTGCCCTGTTGGGCTGCCAGCAGATCCGGGTGGTGGGACGGAATGCCCCCAAATTAAGTCAGTTCGTCGAGAGCTGGCAGCAATCCCCTTTCACCATGACCCTGACCGCCCACCCCTGGGCGGATCTGCCCACCCTGCTGCCCGAGGCTGGCCTGGTGGTCAACGCCACTCCGATCGGCATGGCCCCTCAGACAGCCCAGTCGCCTCTCAGTGCAGACCTCATCGGGCACCTGACTGCCGGTGCGATCGCCTACGACCTGATCTATACCCCCCGCCCAACTCGCTTCCTGGAAGAGGCCCAGGCCCAGGGGGCAGCCCCGATCGATGGACTGGAAATGCTAGTGCAACAGGGGGCCGCCGCCCTTCAGATCTGGTTGCAGCAGCCTGCTCCCGCTGACATCATGCGAGCGGCCCTGCTGGACCATCTGGCCCACCGTTAACCTTTAAGAGGCCGCTGGCTCAAACTTCAGGGACACCCCATTCATACAGTACCGTTGCCCAGTCGGAGCCGGACCATCTTCAAAGACATGGCCCAAGTGACCGCCGCAACGGCTGCAATGGACTTCTACACGGGTCATGAAAAAGGAACGATCGACGGTGGTCGCAATTGCCCCTTCGATCGGGCTGAAGAAACTGGGCCAGCCTGTACCACTGTTAAACTTAGCGTCTGAGGTAAATAGGGGCTGTTCACAGGCAGCGCAGTGGTAAACCCCTTCCCCGTATTGCTTATCCAGGGGACTGGTTCCAGCCCGCTCCGTTCCATGCTGGCGCAGAACCCGAAACTGCTCGGGGGTTAAAACCTGACGCCATTCTTCTTCGGTCTTATTGATTTCAAAATTGCGATCGAGGGTTGCCATAGGTGCTGGTCTCCATTTCATCTCAGAGAAGAATTGCTTCAGGCTAATGCTGAACGCAGGGATCGGGAAAACTCCGGGTTCCCTGACTATCCTTCTATTATTTTGAATAATTATGAGACTTGGCTGAGGTGTGGATAATACAACCCCAATCCAATCCTGGTCACGTCCCCCATTAATAGTAGGATTGAGTTAAAAATTCTAGAGACTACTAGTTATGCAAGGCTTTTGGAGCAATGTTTCCCGTTACCCCCGTTACTTTATCACCGTCGGCCTGGGGGTCTTTTTGAATGTGATTTCCCCCCTGATTCCCCTGCTCAAGCGTCCCAGCACAGCTATTGCCTTGATTGGCATCCTCATTTCAATGCTGGTTTTTGTCGCCTTCACATTGCGGGCGATGCTGGGCTTGACTTAAGTAGAATAGATGTTCGGCTGTCAGTCTTTTGAATTTCAGCCCACAATCGATAGCGGGTTCGACCGACCGATTCAGCGGCGGCACAGCAATTAAAAAAGGCAAGTTAGAGTTATGGCTACGAATCGTCGGGTGGCACGGGTGGCTGAACTGATTAAGCGGGAAGTCAGCCAGATGCTGCTCTCAGAGATTAAGGACGATCGCGTCGGGGCCGGAATGGTCAGTGTCACCGATGTGGATGTTTCCGGAGATCTGCAGCATGCCAAGATTTTTGTCAGCATTTATGGGACGGATGAGGCCAGGGCAGAAACCATGGCCGGGCTTAAATCAGCTACCGGCTTTGTCAGAAGTGAGCTGGGTCATCGCGTCCGGCTCCGACGCACCCCGGAAGTGATCTTTATGGAAGATCGATCGATTGAGCGGGGAACTCGGGTGCTCTCCCTATTAAATCGCTTGAGCGAAGCCAGGCAAACCTCGGATTTAGGAACGGCGGAAGAGAGTACAAACCTGCTCCTAGACGACTTCTTGGATGAGGACACCGATTGACACCTTCTCCTCTGCAATCCCTGCTCCGGTTCCCCCCCTGGGAAACCCTGCCCCTTCGCCAGCAAGTCGCTCAGATGGTGGTCGTCCGAGCCTCCGGTTATTTGTTTGATCATCAGATTCGTTATCCAGCCTGGGAACCTCCTGCTGCTGTACTGCGATCCCTGATCCAGGATCTGGGGGTGGGCGGTGTGATCCTGTTAGGGGGCAGTGCTGGAGAACTTCACCTGCGTACCCAGCAATTGCAAGATTGGGCTCACCTGCCCCTGTTGATCGCAGCGGATGTGGAAGAAGGCGTGGGGCAACGGTTTGCCGGAGCCACCTGGTTTCCACCTCCCATGGCTCTGAACGCCATTTTTCAGCAGGATCAAGCTAAGGCTTTAGGCCATGCTGAGGCAATGGGAGCCACGATCGCCCAGGAGTCTCTGGCGATCGGCCTCAACTGGGTGCTGGCTCCGGTGGTAGATGTTAACAATAACGCAGCTAATCCGGTGATTAACGTCCGGGCCTTCGGTGAAACACCGGAGGTAGTCAGTCACCTGACCGCAGCATTCCTGCGGGGAGCGCAACGCCATCCCGTTCTGACCACAGCCAAGCACTTTCCGGGGCATGGGGATACGGCTGTGGACTCCCACCTGGAACTGCCGATCGTGCCTCACCTGGAAGATCGCCTGCAGCAGATCGAACTCTCGCCCTTCCGGACCGCGATCGGAGCTGGGGTGGATGCGGTCATGAGTGCCCACCTGCAAATTCCCGCCTGGGATCGCACCTACCCGGCCACCCTTTCCCCCCGAATTCTGACCCAGGAACTGCGCCAGAACTTGCAATTTGCCGGGCTGATTGTCACAGACGCTCTGGTGATGGGGGCGATCGCCAACCGCTATGGCACCGAGGAAGCGGCGGTGCTGGCGGTGGAAGCTGGAGCGGATATTCTACTGATGCCTGCCGACCCGGCTGCAGCGATTGAGGCAGTTTGTGCAGCGGTCACCAGCGGGAGAATTCCCCTGGAACGGATTCAGGCTTCCCTGGAACGCATCTGGTGGGCCAAGCAGAAGGTCTGTGCACCTGCGATCGTCTCCGAGGATACCCATCCCCATGCCTGGGAAACCCTACCAGACGCTCCAAGGCAGGACTTTACAGCCCTGCTGTCCCAACCCCAGAGTCTGAAACTGGTCCAGACAATTCTGCAGGAGTCGATGACCTGCCATGGTCAAGCGCCCTCTTTACCACCTGCAGCCAGTCGTAACCTGATTGTCGTGGATAATTTGCTGGACAGCGAGTTTCTGGGGCTGCAAACCCCAGCCATTACCCTGCCCCAATCTCTGGGTTACTCGTTAGCGCTGATCGATCGCCAGACCGCAACCGGGGGTTCCGACCCCAGCGCTATCAACCAACCCACCCTTTTACAGGTGTTTGTGCGGGGCAATCCCTTTCGGGGATCTGCCGGATTAACCCAGACGGTGCAGACCTGTTTCCAATCTCTGATCGAACGGGGGCAACTGCAGGCTCTGGTGGTTTATGGCAGTCCTTACATCCTGGAACAACTTCTCATCACCTTGCCCCCTGACATCCCTTACGTTTTCAGCTATGGCCAGATGGCGATCGCCCAGGCTGTTGCCCTGCAGCACCTCTTCCCCACAGAAAAAGCCACTTCACTCAACCAGGACTGTCCATAGCGAACATCCCAAATTAGCAGACAATCTGACAATATAAAAAATAGCTCTACAGAATCCACCCCATCCCAGCATTAGGGTACTTCGTGAAGAGCAAGGCAAGGGGATTTACTGGATTTACTGGCTTCTCCCATGGTTATTACACACAAAACCGTTGTCATGATTCAACCTTCAAAGCGGCAGGGCCAAATCTGGCAGGCTGCTTTGAACTCCCAGAAAGTTTCCGTGATCTGGGAGGCATCGGATGTGGATCTCTCCCAAATGTTAAGTCGGATTCAGGAGACCGGATTTAATCCCCCTGATCTATTGCTGATTGATGTCGGGGTTTTAAGCTGCAATCCCTATGCTTTCTGCCGCTGGTGCCGGGAACACCACCCCGATCAGAAAATCATTTTGACCAATGTTAGCCAGCGGGAGATTTCCCCGCCAGAACGGCAATGGGCCATGTACCAGGGGGCGCTGGATCTACTGCCCGGCTTCCAGAGAGAAACCCTCCTTACAGGGGTCACCTCAGCCCTGACCCGCGTTTTGACAGCCATGGATGGACAGCAGCTCAATCAGGAATCGCTGATTAACGTTCTGTTCTCCATTACCTCCCTGCAGCATTCCTCCAAACCTCGCAACACCCCTCCCCCCACAGAGAACAGTTCCACGGGTCAGGAGACACCTGTGCCCGCACCTCCCCGCAAAGTCATTCCCAATCAGTTGGTCCAATCCCCCGGCCAGAAGCCCTCGGCCCCCGATCGCATTGCTCCCGTCCCCTTAATCATGGAGGAAGCCTCAGCTAGTCCAGCCGCCGCTTTTCCCGAAGCCATCCCAGGAGACAAGGGGGAAGAAAACCGGCGCAGCTATCGGGGAGTCGTTTATTAATCCAGGGTGGATTCAGAGTTCTGAGCCAATCGCTGCAGGGCAAAGGTAGCTGCTTCGGCCACCTGAGGATGGCTATCTTTTTCCAGATATTTCAGGGCAGATAGAGTCTTGGGGCTGGGTAAATCCCCCAGGGCTTCCGCTAACCGTTGCCGCACCAGCCAATCTTCCGCCTGGGCAAAACGCAAAATCTGATCCACTGCGCCAACGGCTTTGATTTCACCCAGCGCCGAGATCGCAGCTTGCTGCACCACAACCTCTTCACTATCCAGGGCTTTGACCAGCGCATCGTAGGCCCGGGGATCTTTCAGATTTCCCAGGGACACTGCCGCACTGAAGCGCACCAACCAATCGGTATCTTCGTAGAAAGCCCGTATCAGAGGTTCCAGAGCTCTCAGATCGCCCAGATAGCCCAGGGCTCCAGCCGCCCCAGCCCGAATTCCATAATCTGAGTCTGTTTCGAGGAAACGCACCAGAATCGGAAAACATTCTTCCGTAGGCTTCAGTCCCAGGGCAAAAACGGCCATAGACCGAATTTGCAAGTTGTCATCATGCAACACTTTCTTAATCAGCGGCACTGCCTCAACTGCCGGAACGTCCCGGAGTGCAGCCAGGGCCAGCATGCGATCGCGGGAGCTCTGGCTCTCTAGCTGAACAGCAATTTGCTCCAGACCGGGATGAGCCATAATTTTATAAAACTTTACAACTTCTCTCATTTTAGCAGACCATTCCCGGAAGCGCCGCCTTTCAGATCAGGCCCCCCAAAGAAGCCCGGCAGAAACATTCAGGGACAAGACGGACACCGGGTCTCTCTTTCCCCTGGAGGCTTTGCTGAATGCAAATATGAATTACCCTCATCCCCAACCCTTCTCCCGCAGGAGAAGGGAGCTAAAACTCTTGTTCCCTCTCCTTTGGGAGAGGGCTAGGGTGAGAGCTGCATAAGGCTCAAGCACGAAAATCATCCTTCTATTCAGCAACGCCCCCCTGGAGACTAAAAATCCACAAGAAATACATAAAACCATCGTATTATGTAATATTTTTTCCTTTTTATCGGAACAGCGGCGACCAGCGCGTAACAATGTTCAGATTTATACAGAAAGGTCTGTCGTAAATATGGGATGCCTATCCCAGGAAGCAGCGTTGTATGCAATGTCTGTGGAGCCAGTATCTGTGGGAATCACAATCTCAAATTGGTATTAGAGGAAAAGGAATGAGCCGACACTGGAAACGTCTCCTCGCGTTAGCGATCGGAACCCTGGTTTTAGCGGTGTTTGGAACATCGGTCGTCGAAGCAGCCGCTCCTCCCACGCTGGAATCTTTAAGTGCCCAGACCACCCAGCTCCAGCTTTCGATCGATACCACCTGGGTTTTAATTGCCGGTTTCCTGGTGTTTTTCATGCAGACTGGCTTTGCCCTCCTAGAGGCAGGGCTGGTCCGACAGAGTGCGGTGGTCAACACCTTGCTCGAAAACTTTATTGATGCAGCAGTCACGATCCTGGCCTGGTGGGCTGTTGGTTTTGCGATCGCCTTTGGCACCGACGCAGGGGGACTGGGCCTGATCGGTTCAGACAACTTTTTCCTGAGTGAGGCAATTACCTTCACTGCACCCTCCGGTCAATCCACCACCAATCAGTTCATCTTCAATAGCATTCCAACGACCTATGGCATGGGCGCAGGGGGCTCCTCTGTCGGCATTAACACGCTGACGCTTTTCTTCTTCCAATTCGCTTTTGCTGCCACGGCCAGCACCATCACCACGGGGGCAATGGCAGAACGGACGGATTTTCTGGGAGATTTAATTTACACCACCTTCATGGGAGCTTTCAGCTATCCCATCATTGTCCATTGGGTCTGGAATAACGGCGGTTGGCTGGCCAAAATGGGGTATCACGATTTTGCAGGCAGTTCCGTCGTCCATACAGTGGGAGGCGTGACGGCGATCGTGGGGGCTTACCTGCTAGGCCCGAGGGCCAATCGCGGTCCCTGGGGGCAGCCTCCCTTACCCTGTAACCTCTCCCTGGCCACCTTAGGAGCCATGATCCTGTGGTTTGGTTGGTATGGCTTTAACCCTGGGTCTACCCTCTCGACAGGCAATACTGGCCTGATGGCTCTGGTCACCGTCAACACCACTCTGGCAGCCGGTGCAGGCGCAATTTCCACCCTGCTTTATGTCTATATCCGCACAGGTAAGTGGCACCTGTTTTGCACCCTGAATGGATCTCTGGCCGGTCTGGTCGCCATTACTGCCGGATGTGCCTTTGTTGCCCCCTGGGCTGCCGTCCTGATTGGCCTCACTGCTGGCATTCTAGTGATTGTGGTTGTAGACCTGATTGAATCAGCCAAGATCGATGACCCCGTGGGCGCTTTTGGTGTCCATGGCTCCTGTGGCATGATGGGTACCCTGGCGATCGGCTTCCTGGGCCAACCCCAACTTACCCTAAATCAGAAGGGCGGATTACTCCTGGGAGGCGGGTTGGACCTGCTCTTCACCCAATTGATTGGGTTACTCGCCATTATTCTGTTTACTGGGGCTTTCTCATTTATCCTGTTCGGCCTGTTGAAATCTCTGGGCCACCTGCGGGTTCACCCCAAGGCTGACAAGATCGGGATCGATGTTTTTGAGCACGGTGCAACTGCCTGGCCCGATGTCTATCCGATTAAAAAGTTGGAATAATTCACACCCCTCTGGAGTAAGAGTCCAACCCCCATTCTCTGAAGCTGGGTGAGTTCAGGGCAAGGCTGCCTCTCACCCTCAGTCTGATAACCAGGACTCTCACCAAGCCCAATCCCTGATCCTCGGGCGTTGCCTGCAACGCCTTTTTTGTGTTGGTATGGCTATGATCAAAATCAGAAGATTGATCATCGGGTATCCGTCCGTTCAAACCCCAGTCATGTTATGAATCCAAACCCTGGAATTCAACCCACCTCCTCCCCCACCCCTATCAAACGGATCGGCAATAATCTTGTCACGGCTTACCTTTTGTGGGCCGTCTACTTTATCTTCCCCCTAGCCGGGGGGTTACATCGTCTCTACAATGGCCAGGTCTTTACTGGGCTTCTCTGGATGTTCACCGCAGGATTTTGCGGCCTGGGACAGATCCTGGACGTGTTTTTCATTCCGGGCATGGTCGAAGATTACAACATCAAGTTCAGAGCCAAACGGGGCTTGCTCCCTGATGGCACGCCCATGTCAGTTCCTGCGATCGATCGGCCTCTGACTCGGGATGAAAAAATGGTCAGCCTGGTCAAGGCCGCCTCCGTCCGTGCAGGCAAGCTAACCGTGACCCAGGCTGTGGTAGACACTGGTATGAGCTTCAGTGAAGCGGAAGGTCTTCTGATGGAGATGACCAAATCGGGCTATGTAGAAATCACCAACGATGCTGTCACAGGGATCATCGTCTACGATTTCAAGGAACTCTAGTTCCGCACCAGCCACTTCTGGGCATTCAAGCGCTGCATGATCCCAAACACCATCAAGTCCAGGGTCACTTTGCGCTCGTCAATCAGGAAAGACTCCAGGGTACTAGCCTTAGCCGCATTCTCGGTGTAGGAAAATGCCTTATGTCCCTGAATATCTTCTTTAAAAAAGTAAAGGTTGAACTGGCGTTTGCCAGCCTCCCAGGTGCCGACAATCTGCCAGCATTCTGGCTCCTGGGCAAACCCTGTCACGGGAATCTTTTGTTTTGCCAAAGCCAGGCTGAGGTCAGCAATGCCCTGCTTTTCTAAGGCTGCTTTGAGGGCAGGCAGGTAATCCTGCTGGATAAACTCGGCAAATGGCTTGTCTTCTAGAGCCGGAGGCTTCTCCTTCTTAGCAGCGGCCTTTGGAGCGGCGGCTTTGTCAGCGCCAGTCTCTCCCTCCCCCTTGGCAGCAGTTCTGGGCGCAGGAGGCTTCTCGGCTGGCTTTTTATCGTCAGTCACAGCGTTTTCAGAAGCAGATGTGTTCTCAGGCGTTGTTGATTCTGCCGTCACGGCGTCACCCCCACACTGGAAAGTTAGTAGTAATGTGCTCTCTAACAGATCCTAGTGCATACCGGCAAAAAGTAACGATTCAAACTTACGATTTCAGCCATAGGAATAAAAAAGGCGCGGGTACCCGCGCCTCACCATGCATTCTCATCCGTCGCCATCCGGATCAGCCCCCTGCGATCGCAGGGACGATACTCACTTCATCCCCGTCTTTCAATTCAGTATTGGGACCATCCAGAAAACGAATATCCTCGCTATTGACATAGAAATTGACAAATCGACGCAGTTCTCCCTGGTCATCACAGAGACGCGCCTTGATACCCGGACAGCTTTGTTCCAGGGATTCCAGTAGCTCCGCGACATTTGCGCCGCTGCACTCGATCGTAGCCTGGTCGTTGGTCAGTTTTTGCAAAGGGGTAGGAATCAGAACTTTTACAGCCATAGTTACAATCTTCTAACAAATGACAAAATGATGGGTGACAAAGGACAAGTAACAACCTAAACGAGAACCTGCTGCCATTCCAGCCGATCTAATGTGCGGGAGCGTTCCAGAGCCCGCTCAAAACTCTCCAGTTTGGGTTCGATCGTCAGGGGCTCGTTGATATAGCCCTGCACTGCTTCCTGAGTCTTGAGCCCATTCCCGGTGATGTAAACCACGGTGGTTTCATCAGGATTAATTTTACCGGCTTCCACCAGTTTCTTCAGGACGGCGATCGTGGTGCCACCGGCGGTCTCTGTGAAAATACCTTCGGTTTCAGCCAGGAGTTTGATGCCCTCGATAATTTCTGCATCATTCACCGATTCGATCGCCCCACCCGTCTTACGAGCTACATCGATCGCGTAGATGCCATCTGCCGGGTTCCCAATGGCAATCGACTTGGCGATCGTGTTGGGTTTCACTGGCTTGATGAAATTGCGCTCTTCCCGGTAAGCCTGGGCGATGGGGGAACAGCCTTCAGCCTGAGCCCCGCTACAGCGGACGTTCTTATCCGCCACTAGGCCCACATCGACAAATTCGCGGAACCCCTTGTAGATCTTGGTAAAGAGAGAACCGGAAGCCAGCGGAGCCACAATATGATCCGGTAGTTGCCAGCCCAGTTGCTCAATCACCTCATAGCCCAATGTTTTGGAGCCTTCAGAGTAGTAAGGCCGGAGGTTGATGTTAACAAAGCCCCACCCGTGGGTATTAGCCACTTCCGAACAGAGGCGATTGACCTGATCATAGTTCCCATGCACGGCCATCACTTTCGGCCCGTAAATGAGCGTCCCCAAAACCTTCCCAGCCTCCAGATCGGAGGGAATGAACACGCAGCAATCCAACCCGGCATGGGCCGCGATCGCCGCTGTTGAGTTCGCCAGGTTCCCCGTGCTGGCACAGGAAACGGTGGTGAAACCCAGCTCCCTGGCCCTGGTCAGAGCTACAGATACCACCCGGTCTTTGAAGCTCAGGGTGGGCATGTTAACCGCATCATTCTTGATGTACAGCTTGGTTAATCCCAACCGCCGAGCCAATCGATTGGCCTGCAACAGGGGCGTCATACCCGTGCCCACATCGATCGGGGTGTCCGTTGCCACGGGCAGGAAGGGTCGATAACGCCAGATGGAGTTAGGACCGGCCTGAATGGTTTCACGAGTCACCGTGCGGCGCAGCGCATCGTAGTCATAGACCACTTCCAGAGGGCCAAAGCACATCTCGCACACATGGGTCGCCTTCAGTTCGTACTCAGTGCCGCATTCCTTACATTTGAGGGCTTTGAAAGTAGCGGTTGCCAGCAAGGAGCTGGCTGATAGAGTCTGGGGTTGAGTGGCCTGGGTCATGGTTAAGCTCTCTTTGCGCCGTGGCGGTACAGGTGAGGAAGTTCAGTGAGTTTTTGCTATTGGGGTCGATAGTATCACGGGCCTCAAGACACGTCAAATAATCCCGACATATTTTGTCGGCTTTAAGTTAAAGAAGCTGAGAAGTTTACAGAACAAGGCTTTTACGGCTATCCAGAAAATCAAATTGCTGCTGACAAAAAAATTCACATCTGATCGCCCCCCCAGATCTGAGCTAATCTGAGTCTGGATTTATAATTTCAGATCCCACAGGTTTGATACGGAAGGGAGCAACCACGATGGGGCAGATTCAACTCAGGCAGCGACTGACCGCAGGGACGATCCTCCTGGCTGGCCTCACCAGTTGTTCCAGTTTCCCCACCACAATCAGCCCCAGCACGGAATCCCCTCCCCCGATCGCCTCTCCCATTGCCAGTGCCGCTACCACCCCTTCATCCCAAAACCCTGGCCTCACCCCACAGCAAACAGCCAAACTGAAACCAAAGACAACCCAGACTGCAGCAACCAGGGTTTCCCTGCAGCAAACGTCTCAAACCCTGGCCAGTGGACTTTCACCCATTCCAGCAGATGTCTGCCGCAAAACCAGCTTTTACCGGGTGAAAACGGCTGCCGGTTCTCCCCTCCGCCTGGACGGCAACACAGCCAATCATCAGGTTGCCAACGGTACCACTATCCTGCTCTTAAAGGGAGAACCAACCAGAGAGGCCAAAGTTTGGGTACAACTGGCCAATGGTGTGGAAGGAGGGCTACCCAGCCTTGCTCTGGAGCAAATCTCTTCTGGCTCTCAGTTCAAGGGCAAGATGAAGGTCAAAACCCTGGAAGGAGGAGCGGTCAATGTCCGGTCCCAACCTGTACCCTATGATGATCCTGCGACCAGCCCGGTTGTTGGCACCCTACCCGCCGGTACAGAAGTTGCGATTCTGGGCAGCAAAGGAGACTGGTATTACGGAATAGCCTCCAACGGTCCTCGGGGTTACATCGCCCGTATTTTTTTAGTTTGCCCGTAGAGGCGTTGCAGGCAATGTCTCTACGGGCGAGGCAGGGCATAGACATCCCCAGTTTGTCCCAAGGCAAACCGCAGGGACCAGGATAGGTTCTTGCTGGATAGGGTCAGGAACATCAACAAACCAATCAGGGTCAGCCCTCCGGCCACACCAAAGATGTGGCGATACCCGATCGCAGCCGCTAGCACCCCCATACCGGGGCCAGCCAAGGCAATCCCCAGATCGAAACCGGCCAGACAGAGTCCAAACATGCGAGCCCGTTCATGGGGCCCGGAACGATCGGCCATCAGGGCCGCCACCATGGGAATCAGCATCCCTGCTCCCAAACCCTCCAGAAAACCCGCCAGCAGAAAATCCTGAGCACTATTAGCCCCCCAGACCAGTCCCATCGCTGCGGTATAGAGAATGAGGCTGATGGTGATGAAGAGTCCCCGACCATAGCGATCGGAGGCCTGACCTGCCAGAATCCGGATCATAAAGCTGGCGATCGCAGCGGCAGTATAAAACAGTCCCGGATTCAGAGTTGCTCCTGTTTCCTTAATAAAGAGGGGAATAAAGCTGCTGAGTGCTCCAAAGGCCAGACCCACCATCAGGAGAATCAGGGTTGGGATGCGAATCCGAGGCTCCCACAACAGGCTCCAAAATTGATCTGCTGCCACCCTTGGGTCGGCTCCCCCCCTCTCCTGAGAGGAAGATTCCTGAACTCTGGCAGCACAGAAGAGCCCAATGAATCCCAGACTGGCAGAGAGCAGAAACAGGGGGGTGTAGCCCAACCAGTCCTGGAGAAATCCACCCATAGCTGGTCCCAGAGCCATACCGATGGGATTAACCAGCGTCATGTAGCCGATCAATTCTCCCCGAGCCTGGGGTGGGGCAAGATCAACCACTAGGGCAC
This genomic window contains:
- a CDS encoding ammonium transporter, with the protein product MSRHWKRLLALAIGTLVLAVFGTSVVEAAAPPTLESLSAQTTQLQLSIDTTWVLIAGFLVFFMQTGFALLEAGLVRQSAVVNTLLENFIDAAVTILAWWAVGFAIAFGTDAGGLGLIGSDNFFLSEAITFTAPSGQSTTNQFIFNSIPTTYGMGAGGSSVGINTLTLFFFQFAFAATASTITTGAMAERTDFLGDLIYTTFMGAFSYPIIVHWVWNNGGWLAKMGYHDFAGSSVVHTVGGVTAIVGAYLLGPRANRGPWGQPPLPCNLSLATLGAMILWFGWYGFNPGSTLSTGNTGLMALVTVNTTLAAGAGAISTLLYVYIRTGKWHLFCTLNGSLAGLVAITAGCAFVAPWAAVLIGLTAGILVIVVVDLIESAKIDDPVGAFGVHGSCGMMGTLAIGFLGQPQLTLNQKGGLLLGGGLDLLFTQLIGLLAIILFTGAFSFILFGLLKSLGHLRVHPKADKIGIDVFEHGATAWPDVYPIKKLE
- a CDS encoding glycoside hydrolase family 3 N-terminal domain-containing protein, which gives rise to MTPSPLQSLLRFPPWETLPLRQQVAQMVVVRASGYLFDHQIRYPAWEPPAAVLRSLIQDLGVGGVILLGGSAGELHLRTQQLQDWAHLPLLIAADVEEGVGQRFAGATWFPPPMALNAIFQQDQAKALGHAEAMGATIAQESLAIGLNWVLAPVVDVNNNAANPVINVRAFGETPEVVSHLTAAFLRGAQRHPVLTTAKHFPGHGDTAVDSHLELPIVPHLEDRLQQIELSPFRTAIGAGVDAVMSAHLQIPAWDRTYPATLSPRILTQELRQNLQFAGLIVTDALVMGAIANRYGTEEAAVLAVEAGADILLMPADPAAAIEAVCAAVTSGRIPLERIQASLERIWWAKQKVCAPAIVSEDTHPHAWETLPDAPRQDFTALLSQPQSLKLVQTILQESMTCHGQAPSLPPAASRNLIVVDNLLDSEFLGLQTPAITLPQSLGYSLALIDRQTATGGSDPSAINQPTLLQVFVRGNPFRGSAGLTQTVQTCFQSLIERGQLQALVVYGSPYILEQLLITLPPDIPYVFSYGQMAIAQAVALQHLFPTEKATSLNQDCP
- a CDS encoding shikimate dehydrogenase — protein: MAPASNVPITNPLSLPSEEPKTIVTVPSVARSPIRGTTRLLGVIGDPIQHSLSPVMHNAAIADLGVDYVYLPFHVKPSDLTPAIKGFEAIGVQGFSITLPHKQTILPLLTRISETAQAIGAVNTVWWTDQGWSGTNTDVEGFIAPLKSEQRDWANLTAVILGNGGAARAVVAGCALLGCQQIRVVGRNAPKLSQFVESWQQSPFTMTLTAHPWADLPTLLPEAGLVVNATPIGMAPQTAQSPLSADLIGHLTAGAIAYDLIYTPRPTRFLEEAQAQGAAPIDGLEMLVQQGAAALQIWLQQPAPADIMRAALLDHLAHR
- the msrB gene encoding peptide-methionine (R)-S-oxide reductase MsrB, which translates into the protein MATLDRNFEINKTEEEWRQVLTPEQFRVLRQHGTERAGTSPLDKQYGEGVYHCAACEQPLFTSDAKFNSGTGWPSFFSPIEGAIATTVDRSFFMTRVEVHCSRCGGHLGHVFEDGPAPTGQRYCMNGVSLKFEPAAS
- a CDS encoding HEAT repeat domain-containing protein, which encodes MAHPGLEQIAVQLESQSSRDRMLALAALRDVPAVEAVPLIKKVLHDDNLQIRSMAVFALGLKPTEECFPILVRFLETDSDYGIRAGAAGALGYLGDLRALEPLIRAFYEDTDWLVRFSAAVSLGNLKDPRAYDALVKALDSEEVVVQQAAISALGEIKAVGAVDQILRFAQAEDWLVRQRLAEALGDLPSPKTLSALKYLEKDSHPQVAEAATFALQRLAQNSESTLD
- the rbfA gene encoding 30S ribosome-binding factor RbfA, with product MATNRRVARVAELIKREVSQMLLSEIKDDRVGAGMVSVTDVDVSGDLQHAKIFVSIYGTDEARAETMAGLKSATGFVRSELGHRVRLRRTPEVIFMEDRSIERGTRVLSLLNRLSEARQTSDLGTAEESTNLLLDDFLDEDTD
- a CDS encoding DUF751 family protein, translating into MQGFWSNVSRYPRYFITVGLGVFLNVISPLIPLLKRPSTAIALIGILISMLVFVAFTLRAMLGLT
- a CDS encoding DUF6464 family protein, which encodes MDALLILCFALIPPVLSLWIMRWAEVQAQQRLRAATDLATLQGLQRVRQAQGNHYGIEGLGYQIGDLTCQFNARSAYIRCAVNPYGPCQQCPHYQSIEFAE
- a CDS encoding response regulator, translated to MVITHKTVVMIQPSKRQGQIWQAALNSQKVSVIWEASDVDLSQMLSRIQETGFNPPDLLLIDVGVLSCNPYAFCRWCREHHPDQKIILTNVSQREISPPERQWAMYQGALDLLPGFQRETLLTGVTSALTRVLTAMDGQQLNQESLINVLFSITSLQHSSKPRNTPPPTENSSTGQETPVPAPPRKVIPNQLVQSPGQKPSAPDRIAPVPLIMEEASASPAAAFPEAIPGDKGEENRRSYRGVVY